A single Pan troglodytes isolate AG18354 chromosome X, NHGRI_mPanTro3-v2.0_pri, whole genome shotgun sequence DNA region contains:
- the KDM5C gene encoding lysine-specific demethylase 5C isoform X20, which yields MYQSGANLVCNTRPFDNEEKDKEYKPHSIPLRQSVQPSKFNSYGRRAKRLQPDPEPTEEDIEKNPELKKLQIYGAGPKMMGLGLMAKDKTLRKKDKEGPECPPTVVVKEELGGDVKVESTSPKTFLESKEELSHSPEPCTKMTMRLRRNHSNAQFIESYVCRMCSRGDEDDKLLLCDGCDDNYHIFCLLPPLPEIPKGVWRCPKCVMAECKRPPEAFGFEQATREYTLQSFGEMADSFKADYFNMPVHMVPTELVEKEFWRLVNSIEEDVTVEYGADIHSKEFGSGFPVSDSKRHLTPEEEEYATSGWNLNVMPVLEQSVLCHINADISGMKVPWLYVGMVFSAFCWHIEDHWSYSINYLHWGEPKTWYGVPSLAAEHLEEVMKKLTPELFDSQPDLLHQLVTLMNPNTLMSHGVPVVRTNQCAGEFVITFPRAYHSGFNQGYNFAEAVNFCTADWLPAGRQCIEHYRRLRRYCVFSHEELICKMAACPEKLDLNLAAAVHKEMFIMVQEERRLRKALLEKGITEAEREAFELLPDDERQCIKCKTTCFLSALACYDCPDGLVCLSHINDLCKCSSSRQYLRYRYTLDELPAMLHKLKVRAESFDTWANKVRVALEVEDGRKRSLEELRALESEARERRFPNSELLQQLKNCLSEAEACVSRALGLVSGQEAGPHRVAGLQMTLTELRAFLDQMNNLPCAMHQIGDVKGVLEQVEAYQAEAREALASLPSSPGLLQSLLERGRQLGVEVPEAQQLQRQVEQARWLDEVKRTLAPSARRGTLAVMRGLLVAGASVAPSPAVDKAQAELQELLTIAERWEEKAHLCLEARQKHPPATLEAIIREAENIPVHLPNIQALKEALAKARAWIADVDEIQNGDHYPCLDDLEGLVAVGRDLPVGLEELRQLELQVLTAHSWREKASKTFLKKNSCYTLLEVLCPCADAGSDSTKRSRWMEKELGLYKSDTELLGLSAQDLRDPGSVIVAFKEGEQKEKEGILQLRRTNSAKPSPLASSTTASSTTSVCVCGQVPAGAGALQCDLCQDWFHGRCVSVPRLLSSPRPNPTSSPLLAWWEWDTKFLCPLCMRSRRPRLETILALLVALQRLPVRLPEGEALQCLTERAISWQGRARQALASEDVTALLGRLAELRQRLQAEPRPEEPPNYPAAPASDPLREGSGKDMPKVQGLLENGDSVTSPEKVAPEEGSDLELLSSLLPQLTGPVLELPEATRAPLEELMMEGDLLEVTLDENHSIWQLLQAGQPPDLERIRTLLELEKAERHGSRARGRALERRRRRKVDRGGEGDDPAREELEPKRVRSSGPEAEEVQEEEELEEETGGEGPPAPIPTTGSPSTQENQNGLEPAEGTTSGPSAPFSTLTPRLHLPCPQQPPQQQL from the exons ATGTACCAGTCTGGAGCCAACCTTGTG TGTAACACACGTCCATTTGATAATGAGGAGAAGGACAAGGAATACAAACCCCACAGCATCCCCCTACGACAGTCTGTGCAGCCTTCCAAGTTCAACAGCTATGGCCGGCGGGCCAAGAGACTGCAGCCTGAT ccGGAACCCACAGAGGAAGACATTGAAAAGAATCCAGAGCTGAAAAAGCTACAGATCTATGGGGCAGGCCCCAAGATGATGGGCCTGGGCCTCATGGCCAAAGACAAGACTCTGCGGAAGAAAG aTAAGGAGGGGCCTGAGTGTCCCCCCACAGTAGTGGTGAAGGAGGAGTTAGGTGGGGATGTGAAGGTGGAGTCAACATCGCCTAAGACCTTCCTGGAGAGCAAGGAGGAGCTGAGTCACAGCCCAGAACCCTGCACCAAGATGACCATGAGGCTACGGAGGAACCACAGCAATGCCCAGTTT ATTGAGTCATATGTCTGCCGGATGTGTTCTCGAGGGGATGAGGATGACAAGCTCCTGCTGTGTGATGGCTGTGATGACAACTACCACATCTTCTGCctgctgcctcctctgcctgAGATCCCCAAGGGTGTCTGGCGGTGCCCAAAGTGTGTCATGGCG GAGTGTAAGCGGCCCCCAGAAGCCTTTGGCTTTGAGCAGGCTACCCGGGAATACACTCTGCAGAGCTTTGGCGAGATGGCCGACTCCTTTAAAGCTGACTACTTCAACATGCCCGTGCAT ATGGTGCCCACAGAACTTGTGGAGAaggagttctggaggctggtaaATAGCATTGAGGAAGATGTGACTGTTGAGTATGGAGCTGACATCCATTCCAAAGAATTTGGCAGCGGTTTCCCTGTCAGTGACAGTAAACGGCACCTAACCCCCGAAGAGGAG GAGTATGCTACCAGTGGTTGGAACCTAAATGTGATGCCGGTGTTGGAACAGTCTGTACTGTGCCACATCAATGCAGATATCTCTGGCATGAAGGTGCCCTGGCTCTACGTGGGCATGGTCTTCTCAGCCTTTTGCTGGCATATTGAGGATCACTGGAGTTACTCCATTAACTACCTCCACTG GGGTGAGCCGAAGACCTGGTATGGGGTGCCCTCACTTGCAGCAGAACATTTGGAAGAAGTGATGAAGAAGCTGACACCTGAACTATTTGATAGCCAGCCTGACCTCCTGCACCAACTTGTCACCCTCATGAATCCCAACACCCTCATGTCCCATGGTGTGCCA GTTGTCCGCACAAACCAGTGTGCAGGAGAATTTGTCATCACCTTCCCCCGTGCTTACCACAGCGGCTTCAACCAAGGCTACAACTTTGCCGAGGCTGTCAACTTTTGCACTGCTGACTGG TTGCCTGCTGGGCGCCAGTGCATTGAGCACTACCGCCGGCTCCGGAGATACTGCGTCTTCTCCCATGAGGAGCTTATCTGCAAGATGGCTGCCTGCCCAGAGAAGCTAGACCTAAACCTGGCGGCAGCTGTGCATAAGGAGATGTTCATCATGGTGCAAGAAGAGCGGCGTCTACGAAAGGCCCTGCTGGAGAAG GGTATCACAGAGGCTGAGCGAGAGGCTTTCGAGCTGCTCCCAGATGATGAGCGCCAGTGTATCAAGTGCAAGACTACGTGTTTCCTGTCAGCCCTGGCCTGCTACGACTGCCCAGACGGCCTTGTCTGCCTTTCCCACATCAATGATCTCTGCAAGTGCTCTAGTAGCCGGCAGTACCTGCG GTATCGGTATACCTTGGATGAGCTTCCTGCCATGCTGCATAAGCTGAAGGTTCGGGCTGAGTCCTTTGACACCTGGGCCAACAAAGTGCGAGtggccctggaggtggaggatgGGCGGAAGCGCA GCCTTGAAGAACTGAGGGCACTAGAGTCTGAAGCCCGTGAGCGGAGGTTTCCTAATAGTGAGCTGCTGCAGCAACTAAAGAACTGCCTGAGTGAGGCAGAGGCTTGCGTGTCCCGAGCTCTGGGACTGGTCAGCGGCCAGGAAGCTGG CCCCCACAGGGTGGCTGGTCTACAGATGACCCTGACTGAGCTCCGGGCCTTTCTGGACCAGATGAACAACCTGCCTTGCGCCATGCACCAGATTGGGGATGTCAAG GGTGTTCTGGAACAGGTGGAGGCCTACCAGGCTGAGGCTCGTGAGGCCCTGGCCTCACTGCCCTCCAGTCCAGGGCTACTGCAGTCCCTGTTGGAGAGGGGGCGGCAGCTGGGGGTGGAGGTGCCTGAGGCCCAGCAGCTCCAGCGGCAGGTGGAACAGGCGCGATGGCTGGATGAGGTGAAACGCACACTGGCCCCCTCAGCCCGAAGGGGCACCTTGGCTGTCATGCGAGGACTGTTGGTCGCGGGTGCCAGTGTAGCCCCTAGCCCTGCTGTGGATAAAGCCCAGGCCGAGCTGCAGGAACTGCTGACCATTGCTGAACGCTGGGAGGAGAAAGCCCACCTCTGCCTGGAGGCCAG GCAGAAGCATCCACCAGCCACACTTGAGGCCATAATCCGTGAAGCGGAAAACATCCCTGTTCACCTGCCCAACATCCAGGCTCTCAAGGAGGCTCTTGCTAAGGCCCGGGCCTGGATTGCTGATGTTGATGAGATCCAA AATGGTGACCACTACCCCTGCCTGGATGACTTGGAGGGCCTAGTAGCTGTGGGCCGGGACCTACCTGTGGGGCTGGAGGAGCTGAGACAGCTAGAGCTACAGGTACTGACAGCGCACTCCTGGAGGGAGAAGGCCTCCAAGACCTTCCTCAAGAAAAATTCTTGCTACACGCtgctggag GTTCTCTGCCCATGTGCAGATGCTGGCTCAGACAGCACCAAGCGCAGCCGGTGGATGGAGAAGGAGCTGGGGTTGTACAAATCTGACACAGAGCTGCTGGGGCTGTCTGCGCAGGacctcagggacccaggctctgtG ATCGTGGCCTTCAAGGAGGGGgaacagaaggagaaggagggtaTCCTGCAGCTGCGTCGCACCAATTCGGCCAAGCCCAGTCCACTGGCATCATCGACCACGGCCTCCTCTACAacctctgtctgtgtgtgtgggcagGTGCCGGCTGGGGCGGGAGCTCTGCAGTGTGACCTGTGTCAGGACTGGTTCCATGGGCGGTGTGTGTCAGTGCCTCGCCTCCTCAGCTCTCCGAGGCCCAATCCCACCTCATCCCCACTGCTGGCCTGGTGGGAATGGGACACCAAATTCCTGTGTCCACTGTGTATGCGCTCAAGGCGCCCGCGcctggagaccatcctggcactGCTGGTAGCCCTGCAGAGACTGCCTGTGCGGCTGCCCGAGGGCGAGGCCCTGCAGTGCCTCACAGAGAGGGCCATCAGCTGGCAAGGCCGCGCCAGGCAGGCTCTGGCCTCTGAAGATGTGACTGCTCTTTTGGGACGGCTGGCTGAGCTCCGCCAACGGCTACAGGCTGAACCTAGACCTGAGGAGCCTCCTAACTACCCTGCAGCCCCTGCTTCTGACCCCCTCAGAGAGGGCAGTGGCAAGGATATGCCTAAG GTCCAGGGCTTACTGGAGAATGGAGACAGTGTGACCAGTCCTGAGAAGGTAGCCCCGGAGGAGGGCTCAG ATCTGGAGCTGCTGTCCTCGCTGTTGCCACAGTTGACTGGCCCTGTGTTGGAACTGCCTGAGGCAACCCGGGCCCCCTTGGAGGAGCTCATGATGGAGGGGGACCTGCTCGAGGTGACCCTGGATGAGAACCACAGCATCTGGCAGCTGCTGCAGGCTGGACAGCCCCCAGACCTGGAGAGGATCCGCACACTTCTGGAG ctggAGAAGGCAGAGCGTCACGGGAGTCGGGCTCGGGGCCGGGCCCTggagaggcggcggcggcggaagGTGGATCGGGGTGGGGAGGGCGATGACCCAGCCCGAGAGGAGCTAGAGCCAAAGAGGGTACGGAGCTCAGGGCCAGAGGCTGAGGAGgtccaggaggaggaagagctggaGGAGGAGACTGGGGGTGAGGGCCCCCCTGCACCCATCCCCACCACTGGCAGCCCCAGCACCCAGGAGAACCAGAATGGCTTGGAACCGGCGGAAGGGACCACTTCAGGCCCCTCGGCCCCTTTCTCCACTCTGACTCCCCGGCTGCATCTGCCCTGCCCACAGCAGCCGCCTCAGCAACAGTTGTGA
- the KDM5C gene encoding lysine-specific demethylase 5C isoform X17, whose product MYQSGANLVQCNTRPFDNEEKDKEYKPHSIPLRQSVQPSKFNSYGRRAKRLQPDPEPTEEDIEKNPELKKLQIYGAGPKMMGLGLMAKDKTLRKKDKEGPECPPTVVVKEELGGDVKVESTSPKTFLESKEELSHSPEPCTKMTMRLRRNHSNAQFIESYVCRMCSRGDEDDKLLLCDGCDDNYHIFCLLPPLPEIPKGVWRCPKCVMAECKRPPEAFGFEQATREYTLQSFGEMADSFKADYFNMPVHMVPTELVEKEFWRLVNSIEEDVTVEYGADIHSKEFGSGFPVSDSKRHLTPEEEEYATSGWNLNVMPVLEQSVLCHINADISGMKVPWLYVGMVFSAFCWHIEDHWSYSINYLHWGEPKTWYGVPSLAAEHLEEVMKKLTPELFDSQPDLLHQLVTLMNPNTLMSHGVPVVRTNQCAGEFVITFPRAYHSGFNQGYNFAEAVNFCTADWLPAGRQCIEHYRRLRRYCVFSHEELICKMAACPEKLDLNLAAAVHKEMFIMVQEERRLRKALLEKGITEAEREAFELLPDDERQCIKCKTTCFLSALACYDCPDGLVCLSHINDLCKCSSSRQYLRYRYTLDELPAMLHKLKVRAESFDTWANKVRVALEVEDGRKRSLEELRALESEARERRFPNSELLQQLKNCLSEAEACVSRALGLVSGQEAGPHRVAGLQMTLTELRAFLDQMNNLPCAMHQIGDVKGVLEQVEAYQAEAREALASLPSSPGLLQSLLERGRQLGVEVPEAQQLQRQVEQARWLDEVKRTLAPSARRGTLAVMRGLLVAGASVAPSPAVDKAQAELQELLTIAERWEEKAHLCLEARQKHPPATLEAIIREAENIPVHLPNIQALKEALAKARAWIADVDEIQNGDHYPCLDDLEGLVAVGRDLPVGLEELRQLELQVLTAHSWREKASKTFLKKNSCYTLLEVLCPCADAGSDSTKRSRWMEKELGLYKSDTELLGLSAQDLRDPGSVIVAFKEGEQKEKEGILQLRRTNSAKPSPLASSTTASSTTSVCVCGQVPAGAGALQCDLCQDWFHGRCVSVPRLLSSPRPNPTSSPLLAWWEWDTKFLCPLCMRSRRPRLETILALLVALQRLPVRLPEGEALQCLTERAISWQGRARQALASEDVTALLGRLAELRQRLQAEPRPEEPPNYPAAPASDPLREGSGKDMPKVQGLLENGDSVTSPEKVAPEEGSGKRDLELLSSLLPQLTGPVLELPEATRAPLEELMMEGDLLEVTLDENHSIWQLLQAGQPPDLERIRTLLELEKAERHGSRARGRALERRRRRKVDRGGEGDDPAREELEPKRVRSSGPEAEEVQEEEELEEETGGEGPPAPIPTTGSPSTQENQNGLEPAEGTTSGPSAPFSTLTPRLHLPCPQQPPQQQL is encoded by the exons ATGTACCAGTCTGGAGCCAACCTTGTG CAGTGTAACACACGTCCATTTGATAATGAGGAGAAGGACAAGGAATACAAACCCCACAGCATCCCCCTACGACAGTCTGTGCAGCCTTCCAAGTTCAACAGCTATGGCCGGCGGGCCAAGAGACTGCAGCCTGAT ccGGAACCCACAGAGGAAGACATTGAAAAGAATCCAGAGCTGAAAAAGCTACAGATCTATGGGGCAGGCCCCAAGATGATGGGCCTGGGCCTCATGGCCAAAGACAAGACTCTGCGGAAGAAAG aTAAGGAGGGGCCTGAGTGTCCCCCCACAGTAGTGGTGAAGGAGGAGTTAGGTGGGGATGTGAAGGTGGAGTCAACATCGCCTAAGACCTTCCTGGAGAGCAAGGAGGAGCTGAGTCACAGCCCAGAACCCTGCACCAAGATGACCATGAGGCTACGGAGGAACCACAGCAATGCCCAGTTT ATTGAGTCATATGTCTGCCGGATGTGTTCTCGAGGGGATGAGGATGACAAGCTCCTGCTGTGTGATGGCTGTGATGACAACTACCACATCTTCTGCctgctgcctcctctgcctgAGATCCCCAAGGGTGTCTGGCGGTGCCCAAAGTGTGTCATGGCG GAGTGTAAGCGGCCCCCAGAAGCCTTTGGCTTTGAGCAGGCTACCCGGGAATACACTCTGCAGAGCTTTGGCGAGATGGCCGACTCCTTTAAAGCTGACTACTTCAACATGCCCGTGCAT ATGGTGCCCACAGAACTTGTGGAGAaggagttctggaggctggtaaATAGCATTGAGGAAGATGTGACTGTTGAGTATGGAGCTGACATCCATTCCAAAGAATTTGGCAGCGGTTTCCCTGTCAGTGACAGTAAACGGCACCTAACCCCCGAAGAGGAG GAGTATGCTACCAGTGGTTGGAACCTAAATGTGATGCCGGTGTTGGAACAGTCTGTACTGTGCCACATCAATGCAGATATCTCTGGCATGAAGGTGCCCTGGCTCTACGTGGGCATGGTCTTCTCAGCCTTTTGCTGGCATATTGAGGATCACTGGAGTTACTCCATTAACTACCTCCACTG GGGTGAGCCGAAGACCTGGTATGGGGTGCCCTCACTTGCAGCAGAACATTTGGAAGAAGTGATGAAGAAGCTGACACCTGAACTATTTGATAGCCAGCCTGACCTCCTGCACCAACTTGTCACCCTCATGAATCCCAACACCCTCATGTCCCATGGTGTGCCA GTTGTCCGCACAAACCAGTGTGCAGGAGAATTTGTCATCACCTTCCCCCGTGCTTACCACAGCGGCTTCAACCAAGGCTACAACTTTGCCGAGGCTGTCAACTTTTGCACTGCTGACTGG TTGCCTGCTGGGCGCCAGTGCATTGAGCACTACCGCCGGCTCCGGAGATACTGCGTCTTCTCCCATGAGGAGCTTATCTGCAAGATGGCTGCCTGCCCAGAGAAGCTAGACCTAAACCTGGCGGCAGCTGTGCATAAGGAGATGTTCATCATGGTGCAAGAAGAGCGGCGTCTACGAAAGGCCCTGCTGGAGAAG GGTATCACAGAGGCTGAGCGAGAGGCTTTCGAGCTGCTCCCAGATGATGAGCGCCAGTGTATCAAGTGCAAGACTACGTGTTTCCTGTCAGCCCTGGCCTGCTACGACTGCCCAGACGGCCTTGTCTGCCTTTCCCACATCAATGATCTCTGCAAGTGCTCTAGTAGCCGGCAGTACCTGCG GTATCGGTATACCTTGGATGAGCTTCCTGCCATGCTGCATAAGCTGAAGGTTCGGGCTGAGTCCTTTGACACCTGGGCCAACAAAGTGCGAGtggccctggaggtggaggatgGGCGGAAGCGCA GCCTTGAAGAACTGAGGGCACTAGAGTCTGAAGCCCGTGAGCGGAGGTTTCCTAATAGTGAGCTGCTGCAGCAACTAAAGAACTGCCTGAGTGAGGCAGAGGCTTGCGTGTCCCGAGCTCTGGGACTGGTCAGCGGCCAGGAAGCTGG CCCCCACAGGGTGGCTGGTCTACAGATGACCCTGACTGAGCTCCGGGCCTTTCTGGACCAGATGAACAACCTGCCTTGCGCCATGCACCAGATTGGGGATGTCAAG GGTGTTCTGGAACAGGTGGAGGCCTACCAGGCTGAGGCTCGTGAGGCCCTGGCCTCACTGCCCTCCAGTCCAGGGCTACTGCAGTCCCTGTTGGAGAGGGGGCGGCAGCTGGGGGTGGAGGTGCCTGAGGCCCAGCAGCTCCAGCGGCAGGTGGAACAGGCGCGATGGCTGGATGAGGTGAAACGCACACTGGCCCCCTCAGCCCGAAGGGGCACCTTGGCTGTCATGCGAGGACTGTTGGTCGCGGGTGCCAGTGTAGCCCCTAGCCCTGCTGTGGATAAAGCCCAGGCCGAGCTGCAGGAACTGCTGACCATTGCTGAACGCTGGGAGGAGAAAGCCCACCTCTGCCTGGAGGCCAG GCAGAAGCATCCACCAGCCACACTTGAGGCCATAATCCGTGAAGCGGAAAACATCCCTGTTCACCTGCCCAACATCCAGGCTCTCAAGGAGGCTCTTGCTAAGGCCCGGGCCTGGATTGCTGATGTTGATGAGATCCAA AATGGTGACCACTACCCCTGCCTGGATGACTTGGAGGGCCTAGTAGCTGTGGGCCGGGACCTACCTGTGGGGCTGGAGGAGCTGAGACAGCTAGAGCTACAGGTACTGACAGCGCACTCCTGGAGGGAGAAGGCCTCCAAGACCTTCCTCAAGAAAAATTCTTGCTACACGCtgctggag GTTCTCTGCCCATGTGCAGATGCTGGCTCAGACAGCACCAAGCGCAGCCGGTGGATGGAGAAGGAGCTGGGGTTGTACAAATCTGACACAGAGCTGCTGGGGCTGTCTGCGCAGGacctcagggacccaggctctgtG ATCGTGGCCTTCAAGGAGGGGgaacagaaggagaaggagggtaTCCTGCAGCTGCGTCGCACCAATTCGGCCAAGCCCAGTCCACTGGCATCATCGACCACGGCCTCCTCTACAacctctgtctgtgtgtgtgggcagGTGCCGGCTGGGGCGGGAGCTCTGCAGTGTGACCTGTGTCAGGACTGGTTCCATGGGCGGTGTGTGTCAGTGCCTCGCCTCCTCAGCTCTCCGAGGCCCAATCCCACCTCATCCCCACTGCTGGCCTGGTGGGAATGGGACACCAAATTCCTGTGTCCACTGTGTATGCGCTCAAGGCGCCCGCGcctggagaccatcctggcactGCTGGTAGCCCTGCAGAGACTGCCTGTGCGGCTGCCCGAGGGCGAGGCCCTGCAGTGCCTCACAGAGAGGGCCATCAGCTGGCAAGGCCGCGCCAGGCAGGCTCTGGCCTCTGAAGATGTGACTGCTCTTTTGGGACGGCTGGCTGAGCTCCGCCAACGGCTACAGGCTGAACCTAGACCTGAGGAGCCTCCTAACTACCCTGCAGCCCCTGCTTCTGACCCCCTCAGAGAGGGCAGTGGCAAGGATATGCCTAAG GTCCAGGGCTTACTGGAGAATGGAGACAGTGTGACCAGTCCTGAGAAGGTAGCCCCGGAGGAGGGCTCAGGTAAGAGAG ATCTGGAGCTGCTGTCCTCGCTGTTGCCACAGTTGACTGGCCCTGTGTTGGAACTGCCTGAGGCAACCCGGGCCCCCTTGGAGGAGCTCATGATGGAGGGGGACCTGCTCGAGGTGACCCTGGATGAGAACCACAGCATCTGGCAGCTGCTGCAGGCTGGACAGCCCCCAGACCTGGAGAGGATCCGCACACTTCTGGAG ctggAGAAGGCAGAGCGTCACGGGAGTCGGGCTCGGGGCCGGGCCCTggagaggcggcggcggcggaagGTGGATCGGGGTGGGGAGGGCGATGACCCAGCCCGAGAGGAGCTAGAGCCAAAGAGGGTACGGAGCTCAGGGCCAGAGGCTGAGGAGgtccaggaggaggaagagctggaGGAGGAGACTGGGGGTGAGGGCCCCCCTGCACCCATCCCCACCACTGGCAGCCCCAGCACCCAGGAGAACCAGAATGGCTTGGAACCGGCGGAAGGGACCACTTCAGGCCCCTCGGCCCCTTTCTCCACTCTGACTCCCCGGCTGCATCTGCCCTGCCCACAGCAGCCGCCTCAGCAACAGTTGTGA